A genomic region of Janthinobacterium lividum contains the following coding sequences:
- a CDS encoding VOC family protein, which produces MTVTRMDNVGIVVEDIDAAIEFFTELGLVLEGRAPVEGDWADGVTGLHGMRVEIAMMRTPDGHSRLELSRFLAPPVAADHRNAPVNALGYLRVMFTVDDIDDTLVRLVKRGAKLAGEVVQYENMYRLCYIRGPEGILIGLAEQLPQKKP; this is translated from the coding sequence ATGACAGTCACGCGTATGGACAACGTCGGCATCGTGGTAGAAGACATCGATGCCGCCATCGAGTTCTTCACCGAACTGGGCCTCGTTCTCGAAGGGCGCGCCCCGGTTGAAGGAGACTGGGCAGATGGCGTCACCGGACTGCACGGCATGCGCGTCGAGATTGCCATGATGCGTACGCCGGACGGTCACAGCCGTCTCGAGTTATCGCGCTTCCTCGCGCCGCCCGTGGCCGCCGATCACCGCAACGCCCCAGTGAACGCTCTCGGTTACCTGCGCGTCATGTTTACCGTCGACGATATCGACGATACGCTCGTCCGGCTCGTCAAACGCGGCGCGAAGCTGGCCGGCGAAGTCGTCCAGTACGAAAACATGTATCGGCTGTGCTACATCCGTGGCCCTGAAGGCATCCTCATCGGGCTTGCCGAACAGCTCCCGCAGAAGAAGCCCTGA
- a CDS encoding TetR/AcrR family transcriptional regulator, which produces MPQLRTVPASPTTRSEERRRKLLVAAAHFFLASGYDGVSMDAIVAEAGGSKATAYRYFGSKQELLVAVVEYLCADFIIDLRRLDTSQAGLEQGLQLILDELVAVVTSPRHVDFYRLVVTGAAAVPAVGLTWYEHGPQVWHALILRLLEQQRSQGRIAPDTSFSNLPQILFDAVFSHLTTRTVMLGQGGDAATFRPLIAELIELVVARVARR; this is translated from the coding sequence ATGCCCCAGTTGCGCACCGTTCCAGCTTCCCCGACTACCCGAAGCGAGGAGCGGCGGCGCAAGCTGCTGGTGGCGGCAGCGCACTTCTTCCTCGCCTCAGGCTATGACGGCGTCAGCATGGACGCCATCGTGGCCGAGGCGGGCGGCTCGAAAGCCACCGCCTACCGCTACTTCGGCAGCAAGCAGGAGCTGCTGGTGGCCGTGGTCGAATACCTGTGCGCCGACTTCATCATCGACCTGCGCCGGCTCGATACCTCGCAAGCGGGCCTGGAACAGGGCTTGCAGCTGATCCTCGATGAACTGGTGGCCGTCGTCACCAGCCCCCGCCACGTGGACTTCTACCGCCTCGTCGTCACGGGCGCCGCCGCCGTGCCGGCCGTGGGCCTCACCTGGTACGAACACGGCCCGCAAGTGTGGCACGCGCTGATCCTGCGCCTGCTGGAACAACAGCGCAGCCAGGGCCGCATCGCGCCCGACACCTCGTTTTCCAATTTGCCGCAAATCCTGTTCGACGCCGTCTTCTCGCACCTCACCACGCGTACCGTCATGCTGGGGCAGGGCGGCGATGCGGCCACGTTCCGGCCCTTGATCGCGGAACTGATCGAGCTGGTGGTGGCGCGGGTGGCGCGCAGGTAG